DNA from Cyanobacteria bacterium GSL.Bin1:
GTTTCAGTGCTGCGTCCAGAGGATTTGTCCCCGCAGCGCTTAGCCGAAAAAATTGTGGATGCTCTGGAGACGAAATCGACTGCTATTGCCTTTGATTGCAATGGGGTTGCTAAGACAGCCGAAATTTTGCAGGACTTTTACCAAAAGTCCCTTGCCGCCTAACCTTAACGTTTTTTAATGGGAGAGAACTGATGAAACCGCAACGCATTTGCCTGACCACCTTAGAATTTCCCCCTGATGTCGGGGGGGTCGGAGAATCTGTGTATCGCATTGCCCAAATGCTCAAAGCCATTGGCTATGAGGTTCACGTTGCTGTCTTTCATTCTAAACAACGTAAAGATGATACCTTGCAGCGATCGCGCTCTATCTCTCAAGAACAAAACGGAATTTTAGTCCATCGTCTGTTCCCCGCCATCCGCTCCGAAACCCCAATTATCCAAGATTTTCTCAGTGAAGTCTATTTTCTGCTGGAACAACTGCATCATCAATTTCAATTCCGGCTCTTTCACGGCTTTTTTATTAACGAAACGGGGTTTTTGACAACATTACTCGCAAAAGAACAGGGCGTTCCGGTGATTAATAGCGTGCGCGGGAGTGACTTGCACAAGCATTTGTTTAGTCCCAAACAACAGGGGCAAATCACTTGGACTCTTGCCCAGTCCGATTGGGTAACGTTTGTCAGTCGTGCCTTGATGAGACGCGCCTTAGTCCTAGTGCCGGAATTGCGCGATCGCGCCACGGCTTTCTGGAATTCCATTCAACCCGTCGATTTTGCCTCATTGCCTGTTCCGCCTCATCTGGAACGGTTGCAGGGAACAGTCATTGGCTCAACTGGACGTTTTCGCGACAAAAAAGGACTGGAAGTCCTACTGGATGCTTGCGCTGCCTTAACGCCAAAAAAGGAGTTAACCCTCCTGCTCGTCGGCGATTATGCAGAACGAGAAAAAACCTATTGGCAGCAACAAATTCAAAACAGTCCGATTCAGGATCAGATCATCCTCACCGGAATGGTGGATCGCCACACTGCCCTCGCTTATCTGGCACATCTTGATATTTTTGCTCTGCCTTCCTTGCATGACGGTTGCCCCAATGCCCTCTTGGAAGCAATGCTTGCGGGTAAACCCATTGTCGGTACCAATATCGATGCCATTGGTGAAATTTTACGAGATGGGGAAAACGGTTGCGTCGTTCCCCCTGGTAATGAGATGGCGCTTGCCCAAGCGCTAGAAAGGTTAGCGGACAACGAGCAATTACGCCAAAACCTGGGTCAAGCCGCTCAAAAAACTGCCCTCACTGACCTTGCCCCAGAACAAGAACAGTCTCACTGGGCGCAAATTTATGCACAGGTGTTGTCCGCTACTGAAGAAAAGGTTATTGCGCTCTCAGCCTAATTGCAATCCTGGAAAAGAAATGACAATGAAACCGAAAATTACAATTATTGTTTCTCCTCGTGAGCGTTTTAGTTATGCTCAGCAATCGCTCAAGAGTATTTATACCCACACAACAATTCCTTTCCACCTGGTCTATGTCGATGGCGGGTCTCCCCCTAGACTCCGAGATGATTTAAAACAAAAATCCCAAGAATTGGGCTTTGACTTGATCCGAACTGAACACTTTCTGGCACCGAACCAAGCGCGCAATTTGGGATTAGCCTATGCACCGCCAACCGAATACGTCCTATTTATTGATAATGATGTGGAAGTATCGCCACACTGGCTTAAGGAGATGGTTGCCTGTGCTGATGAAACAGCAGCAACCGTGGTTTGCCCCCTGACTTGCATTGGTCGTCCTCTGGGCGAAACCATTCACCTTGCCGGTGGGGAAGCTCGCATTGTCTTACAAGTGAAAGGAGAGCAAATGCAGCGGCGGGTTCACGAAAAGCATTACTTTGTCAATCGTTCAGTCGCAGCGGTAAAAGATCAGCTCAAACGACAACCCTGTGAGTTTGCCGAGTTTCATTGTATGCTGGTGCGTCGTTCAATTTTCGATACGATTGGACCCTTAGATGAAAAGCTCTTGAGTACCCGAGAACACATTGATTTTTGTCTGCGAGTCATCCAAGCGCAAGGAACCCTTTACTGTGAGCCGAATGCCGTTGTGACTTATGTGCCAGATGTTTTGTATCGTTGGTATGATTTAGCTTACTTTATGCTGCGTTGGAGTGATGACTGGGAAATGCGCAGTCTCAAACACTTCCGCAAAAAGTGGAATCTTCCCAAGAAAGATAAGTATTTTCGGAAGCGCTATCGGCGTTTGGGCTATCGCCGCCACCAAGCCTTCCTCAAACCTTGGGTGAAGCGAGTATTATTCGGTCATGCACCGCCGCTGATAATGAAACCCTTGATTGCCCTAGAACGACAACTCAATCGTTGGGTGAGCACTCGTTATAATTCTCTGTACGCGGATCACGCTTCTTCTACGGAGGCAACAATCCAACTCTCCCCTTCCACTCAAGATTCAACCCACGTGGCTTGACGCTCCCATCACCGGAGGTGAGGGATTCTTGGGCTGAGTCTTGCCTCCATTAACTAAGTTAATTTTGGTCTTACGGTCTCATGTCCTACCTGACTACACCTTTTACAGCAAGCGCTCTTAAAGGTAGCTCCCCAAGCGTTTAGATTTCCGTCCGCCCGACGGTATCGTAATTTATTTTGATCTCCCGCCCTTGATACTTATCGATCAGTGGAGCAATGGGGCAAGCGGTTTTCGATACCCACTTGGTGCAGTTAGCCTTTTTCCAGCCGGAGCAAAGCGTGAGGATAGGTTCGTACTACACGACTAATCCAATATCCCTCCTTTAGCTTGCCAAAATCATACCACACAACTATCCTGATTCATCCC
Protein-coding regions in this window:
- a CDS encoding glycosyl transferase, encoding VSVLRPEDLSPQRLAEKIVDALETKSTAIAFDCNGVAKTAEILQDFYQKSLAA
- a CDS encoding glycosyltransferase, translated to MKPQRICLTTLEFPPDVGGVGESVYRIAQMLKAIGYEVHVAVFHSKQRKDDTLQRSRSISQEQNGILVHRLFPAIRSETPIIQDFLSEVYFLLEQLHHQFQFRLFHGFFINETGFLTTLLAKEQGVPVINSVRGSDLHKHLFSPKQQGQITWTLAQSDWVTFVSRALMRRALVLVPELRDRATAFWNSIQPVDFASLPVPPHLERLQGTVIGSTGRFRDKKGLEVLLDACAALTPKKELTLLLVGDYAEREKTYWQQQIQNSPIQDQIILTGMVDRHTALAYLAHLDIFALPSLHDGCPNALLEAMLAGKPIVGTNIDAIGEILRDGENGCVVPPGNEMALAQALERLADNEQLRQNLGQAAQKTALTDLAPEQEQSHWAQIYAQVLSATEEKVIALSA
- a CDS encoding glycosyltransferase, whose product is MTMKPKITIIVSPRERFSYAQQSLKSIYTHTTIPFHLVYVDGGSPPRLRDDLKQKSQELGFDLIRTEHFLAPNQARNLGLAYAPPTEYVLFIDNDVEVSPHWLKEMVACADETAATVVCPLTCIGRPLGETIHLAGGEARIVLQVKGEQMQRRVHEKHYFVNRSVAAVKDQLKRQPCEFAEFHCMLVRRSIFDTIGPLDEKLLSTREHIDFCLRVIQAQGTLYCEPNAVVTYVPDVLYRWYDLAYFMLRWSDDWEMRSLKHFRKKWNLPKKDKYFRKRYRRLGYRRHQAFLKPWVKRVLFGHAPPLIMKPLIALERQLNRWVSTRYNSLYADHASSTEATIQLSPSTQDSTHVA